The Algoriphagus halophilus sequence TGGGATGCTCCCCCCTATGTTCATCCCTATACTAAATACATCCCTGGTGACTACTGTGATATCGACCGAATCAGTTTCTTCAACAGGAGTAATGACAAACCTTGATTCCAGAATAAATTCCTGATTTCGTAAATGCCGCTCATTGTCTCCGAGTTTATAGGGATTAATTTTTTCATTGGGGCGGATAAATAAATTTTGCCGAATAGTTTTCTCTCGGGTGTTGGTATGAAGTTTATTGGCAGTCCTACCAATTTTTTGCACGATGGGCTTTTCATTTCCATAGATAGATTTTTCAAACCCAATACTTTGGACATAGATATTTCGGATGATATTTCCAGAGTAGGGTAGAAAACGTTCATCACTTTCTTCGAGCAAGACACTATCACTCCCAGTCCTGGAAATCAGTTTTATTCCTTCCTCCAGTGCTTTTTTTGAAACAGAGGTCTTAGTACTATCCTTTTTGTCTTGGGCTTTAACCTGAGCGCAAATAAGGAATGAAAAAACAAGTATGATGAAAGCCCTCAAGATTTCAATTTCGGATTAGTATGTTTTGGATAATTTACAAAAATACTAGGAGATTATATCTTTCTATTTTTTAGCCAATTGGAAGAGTGGAATATAAAATAAGTTTAGAAAGGCTCACAGGATTACCATTACCAAGAAATGGATTTAAAGAGTATTTCAGTGTAGTCATTCCTCTCATAAATGATGCCTACCAGATTATCGCTGATTTCTACCAAATCACTATATCCTGTGTAAGAAGAATTGCCGGGATCTTCTACACCATCAATTAAAAGTGATTTAGACCAGGTTTTACCTAGATCATCACTGAATTTTAGGCTCAGGTTATTTCGATGCGCCGGATCGGAATTATTGGAATGAATTAAAGTAAAGGTTCCTTTAGAATCCCTCATGGAAATGATGGATCCCTGGCAAACAGGATCTGGTAGCTGTTCCTCAAAATATGCCTCATCCCAGGTTTTTCCTCCATCCGATGAATAAGCAAGGATTCGCTGACGGATGTCTCCTTTTTGGTTTCTCACACTCATGATCATTCGATCATTAGGAAGTTCGGCAGCGATGGATTCGTTGGATCCAGGGATTTTGACCGACTCAGAAATTTCAAATGTTTTGCCATGGTCATCTGTAAAAAAGCCATGGGCTTGGTATTCAGAAAAACCCTCTTGGGGATCACCTTTTGAATGATTGGCAGCTACAAAAATTCTTCCTTTGTATTTGCCTTCCTGAAATTGAAATGCATGTCCTGGAGTATTTGCATAATGCCTCCAGTCCTCTGGGAAGTTGTAATCTGAATTGAAAGAGGGATTATTCGGTTTGTGTGTTTGAAGGGTGATATTTTGGGGCTCCTCCCAGGTTTTTCCAAGATCGTAAGATTTCATCACCCAAACTTCTCTTACGCCTCGGCCCATCCGAATATCATATTCATGGTTATTTCCTGTATTATAAAACAAATACACCACCCCATCAGGGTAGTTGGGATCAAACCTATCCACTACAGGAGCAGGATTTCCAGCCTGTAAAGAATCATAATCCACCAAAATCTCTAATGAAGACCAAGTTTTTCCAAAATCTTTGCTTCGTTTTAATACCAGGTTCACATCTCCATAATCATCACTGCCATTGACCCGCCCTTCCGCAAAAGCTAAAAGTTCTTGGTTTGGCAAGGAAATGATTGCGGGTATTCTATAAATTTTATGCCCTTCAGTGCCTCCCTTGAACACCATACTGTTAATCTGAGAGTGACCTTGAAAATGAATTACTAAAAAGATTACTGTGAAAAAGGAAATAAATCGAGTCATAGGAATTATTCTTAAAAGATTAGACGAAAATATAATTTTCTTTTCTTTGAGTCAGTTGATCTTGAAAATTATGATAAGATTACAGCTGTTTTATATGATTGTTATGATCAGTGATTAGAAAGGTTCGAAGGATTTTGAACTGAAAATTAAAGCTATTTTTGAGCATGAATAAAGCCAGTTTGATTTTTACCATTTTGTTTTTTGCCTATTCCATTTCGGTTTTAGCGCAACAGGAATCCGATTTTAACATCCATTCTCATAACGATTATTTACAAAAAGCGCCTTTTTGGGAAGCTTTTGGAGCAGGAGCGTCCTCTATAGAAGTAGATGTGATTTTGCAGGATGGTCAACTGATGGCAGCTCATGAAAAAGAAAGTATTCATCCCTCAAAAACCATACAGAGCTTGTATTTGGATCCCATTAGGGAAGGACTTCAAAATGGGGTGATTGAGGAAATCAACTTTCATTTGCTGGTAGACCTGAAAACATCTGCCTTGCCCACCTTAGAGGTATTGCAAGAGATCATGAAAGGTTATCAGGACCTGGCTTATAGTAGTGATCACCCAAAAGGTTTGAAATTGATTATTTCAGGAAATAGGCCTGATGTGGGAGCGTATGCCAGTTACCCGGAATGGATGTTTTTTGACTACCAAAGCAAGGAATTAACTCAGGAGCTCCCTTGGTCCAAAATCGGAATGGTGAGTTTGAGTTTTAGACAGTTTTCGATTTGGAATGGAAAAGGAAGGATGGTGGAAGAGCAACGAGTGGGGCTTCAGAAATTTATTGACTTGGTTCATTCCTTCCATAACTCCGTTAGATTTTGGGGTACACCAGATTCCAAAACAGCTTGGAAGGCTTTCTACGAAATGGGGGTTGATTTTATCAATACCGATCATCCCTATGAAGCCCAACAGTATTTGAAAAACTTAACTTCTACAGTCTATCAGAATCCTACTATTCAACCAACTTACACGCCAAAATTTGAATTGGATGGAGTGGAGTCGCCAGTTCAAAATATTATTCTAATGATTGGAGACGGGAATGGTTTGGCGCAGATATCGTCTGCACTATTTGCTAATGGAAATGCGTTGACCCTGACCAATCTTAAAAAAATAGGATTAGTTAAAACTCAGGCTGCGGATGATTTTACGACAGACTCTGCTGCAGGTGCCACCGCTTATGCTACAGGTCAAAAAACCAATAACAGAGCATTGGGGCTTGGTCCTAATGGGGAGGTTTTAGTGAATATACCGGACATTTTGGAAGATTATGGGTTCAATAGTGGGATCATCACGACTGATCAATTGACGGGTGCTACCCCCGCATCTTTTTATGCGCATCATCCAGAAAGAGATGATTCAGAGCAAATCGCTGCCTATCTATCAAAAAGTAAATTAGACTTATTTATAGGTGGGGGAAGTGAGAATTTTTCAAATGAAATCAACCATTTAAATCAGGCAGGTTTTACAATCATAGAAGACTTCAACTCGGTAGGTATGGAGAGGGTGGGTTATTTTGCCGCTACTGGTTCTTTGCCAAAAATGCTAGAGGGAAGAGGGGATTACTTAAAAAAGAGTACTGGTTTTGCCTTCGATTTTTTTGAGGAAAAAAAAGCTCCATTTTTCTTGATGATTGAAGCTGCGAATATTGATTCCGGGGGCCATTCGAATAGTACTTCTACCATTATTTCTGAAATGTTAGATTTTGATCAAACGATTGGGAAAGTATTGCAATTTGCGGATGAGCATCCAGGTACCTTAGTAATCATTACTGCGGATCATGAAACTGGAGGTGTTTCTATCCCCCAAGGTGATATTGCAAATGCTACTCTTGAATTAGCTTTTCATTCCGATGACCATACTGGAATCATGGTTCCGATTTTTGCATATGGTGCGCATTCCAGTGATTTCATAGGGGTATATGAAAACACGGAAGTGTTTGCCAAAATCTTGGGGCTGGTCAAGAAGTACCACCAGAGATAAGCAAATATTACCTTCTTCCTACCAAGTTGAAAGGAAGCATGAAGATATTTCTGACCAGGTCAAACGAAAGGTCTACTGCAAATCCTAGTAATCTAAAGGGTAATAAGAGTAACCAAACAATTGGGTACAGAATTAAAGCGATGATTGCCAAAGGCCAGCAAAGAACAAATAAGATGCACCAAAGTAAGAAGCTAAGCATGTGTTGATAGTATAGTTTTCATCAATTTTGCAAAATATGTTCCATCTAAAAAAACGGCTCAATTTTGTCTGTCTTGAGGGTTAACCGAAAAACCCTGTTTCAAAACCGTACATGTAAAACATGGAAACGGACATCAATGGGGTAGGGGCGCAAAGAAGGGACTTGAACTAAATAGGTAATAAATAGTTTGTAGGATTTTTTGTTTTTTAAGTTATTGAAAATCAATAAAATAAGTTTTTTAAAAATAGGATTCGTAAATACTAAAGCCTAATTTTAGGATAAGTTTTTGAATGGTAAGGAGCTTCTATAAAATTAATTATTAATGTATTAATAATTAATATTTTTCTAAATTGATCTTAGTCAGAATAAAAATTTGCTCTATTGTATTAGATAATTATAAAAATTGGCTAAAAGTGATTTTTGCATGTTTAAAATTGCATTTTGATTTCTTTTTTAGAGTTTTTTCTCTAGCCAAAAACATTGTTTGCAACCTTGTCTAATTATTGTGGATTGTATTTGATATTGGCAGGTTTCATTTTTTGAATGTACAGCCAAGTTTTCAGAGCTAATTTTTTTCAGCATTAACCCTTAAGAGTGATTTCTTGTGAATCTGTTTTCAGTAGGATAAACAATCGTATCTAGGTGAACTGATTTTTATGTAAAAAGTAAAATTAATTGTTTTAAAAATTTAAATAAACTGCCTATTGACTAGATAAAAGCCTTTCAAAGTGCTTTGAAATTCGAGAGAATTCATCAAAGCTACCTGCTCATCTGACTTTGAAAATTGTCAGGTATCAATTGATATAACCACATAATAACCCCCAAGTACCATGGAAAAAAAATTACTTAGACTACTATTAAGGATGTCTAAAGGAGCACTACAGGTGTTCGTAATTCAGCTGATTTTTACTTCGATGCTACATGCAAATGCTGTAGGATTGGATCAAAAAGACATCGAGGGAGGGAAAAACCCTCCAGCAATTGTAATGACCTCAGAAGGAGTTCCAAAAACTTCGACTTCAGAAGAACATTCTGATAATTTTTTCTTGAATCCAGAAATGGTCACAGTTACGGGTACCGTACGAGATGAGACAGGACTCCCTTTACCCGGAGCAACCATTTCTGTAGCGGGCACGACCAGTGGTACAGTAACCAATGTTGATGGAGAGTATTCAATAAATGTATCTGAAAATGCAGAATTGATATTCTCCTACATTGGATATACACCACAAAGGATTACCGTAGGAACCCAAACGGTCATTGATGTGACCTTGCAACCAGATGCCACTGCCTTAGAAGAGGTAGTTGTAATTGGTTATGGTACTACCAAAAGAAGTGATTTAACTGGTTCGGTCGGATCTGTTGATGCGGAATCCCTTCAAGAACGACCTGCTTCTTCCCTGAACCAAGCCATGGCAGGCAGGATTGCTGGTGTTCAAGTAAATAACAACTCCGGTAGACCGGGAGGAAGAACCACTGTTAGAATCAGGGGATTCAGCTCAATTAACTCCTCTAACAACCCCTTGTATGTAATTGATGGGGTGCAAATGCCAGTAGGAACGTTGGACCAGCAAAGTAGTGCCATTGATTATATCAATCCAAATGATATTGTCTCTGTAGAAGTTCTGAAAGATGCTTCATCCACAGCAATTTATGGATCTAGAGGAGCCAATGGGGTGATTTTGATCACCACCAAAAAAGGAAAATCTGGACAGGGTACTGTTACCTATAATGTGGATTTAAGCGTGCCTGTTATTGGACCGAATAGACCAGAGGTCTTGAATGCAGCGCAGTATTTGGCGGTGGAGGATCTTGCTTGGGCTAATATGGAAAAGTATGATCCAGAAGGATGGGCTGCGGGAAAATGGGCTTATTTGAACCCTGCTTTACGAAGAACAGACCCTAGGATTTTTGATAGCCAGGGGAATCCACTTTACGATACGGATTGGTTAGAGGAAACCACCCAAAATAAACTGTCCCAAAACCATCAATTGGGTTTTACCGGAGGGAATGACCGAACCACGTATTCCCTTTCACTAGGTTACCGAGATGATCAAGGATTGGTAAAAACTTCTTATCTAAAAAGATACTCGACCAGATTTACCATTGATGATCAAGTAAAGCCCTGGCTAAAAGTGGGGGGTAGTCTTAGCTACAATAACCAGTCTGAAAATTTGGTGGATGTGAGTGATGCAGTAGCAAGACAAATGGTGG is a genomic window containing:
- a CDS encoding sialidase family protein, giving the protein MTRFISFFTVIFLVIHFQGHSQINSMVFKGGTEGHKIYRIPAIISLPNQELLAFAEGRVNGSDDYGDVNLVLKRSKDFGKTWSSLEILVDYDSLQAGNPAPVVDRFDPNYPDGVVYLFYNTGNNHEYDIRMGRGVREVWVMKSYDLGKTWEEPQNITLQTHKPNNPSFNSDYNFPEDWRHYANTPGHAFQFQEGKYKGRIFVAANHSKGDPQEGFSEYQAHGFFTDDHGKTFEISESVKIPGSNESIAAELPNDRMIMSVRNQKGDIRQRILAYSSDGGKTWDEAYFEEQLPDPVCQGSIISMRDSKGTFTLIHSNNSDPAHRNNLSLKFSDDLGKTWSKSLLIDGVEDPGNSSYTGYSDLVEISDNLVGIIYERNDYTEILFKSISW
- a CDS encoding alkaline phosphatase, with product MNKASLIFTILFFAYSISVLAQQESDFNIHSHNDYLQKAPFWEAFGAGASSIEVDVILQDGQLMAAHEKESIHPSKTIQSLYLDPIREGLQNGVIEEINFHLLVDLKTSALPTLEVLQEIMKGYQDLAYSSDHPKGLKLIISGNRPDVGAYASYPEWMFFDYQSKELTQELPWSKIGMVSLSFRQFSIWNGKGRMVEEQRVGLQKFIDLVHSFHNSVRFWGTPDSKTAWKAFYEMGVDFINTDHPYEAQQYLKNLTSTVYQNPTIQPTYTPKFELDGVESPVQNIILMIGDGNGLAQISSALFANGNALTLTNLKKIGLVKTQAADDFTTDSAAGATAYATGQKTNNRALGLGPNGEVLVNIPDILEDYGFNSGIITTDQLTGATPASFYAHHPERDDSEQIAAYLSKSKLDLFIGGGSENFSNEINHLNQAGFTIIEDFNSVGMERVGYFAATGSLPKMLEGRGDYLKKSTGFAFDFFEEKKAPFFLMIEAANIDSGGHSNSTSTIISEMLDFDQTIGKVLQFADEHPGTLVIITADHETGGVSIPQGDIANATLELAFHSDDHTGIMVPIFAYGAHSSDFIGVYENTEVFAKILGLVKKYHQR